A single genomic interval of Camelina sativa cultivar DH55 chromosome 11, Cs, whole genome shotgun sequence harbors:
- the LOC104723148 gene encoding uncharacterized protein LOC104723148 has translation MCQFIATLYVFLLSIPNRLWEPTTLMLMAGVIKYFERIGAMRAASLERFKKMRPGEPEPGVDYSRFMEEYKIRKISREHSEFVRVEEPEKRQRQVRPHVLTQLHAIQYGYKYFNIYKGLVVDFLYSSEHWLESKEFFKSLEAVEALSILEVELSFIYGTLFTKVDILHTWTGLTFRFISLGCLFSSLSIFKTSRKDEYDGFDVGLTYALILGGIAFDFISILMFCISDWTFARMRMPKDKVDEEDTLFDEILTWFLRFKELKWKECKCHEKEYPSHMVLDRLFIFRRWSEYVYAYNLIGSSLRIKPKRIHHKTFETIIQSVYIDRAISVIILETILLSKALNHIRTKIDLYMSHLSIEDRVMYYVLYPLRPFLRFWFGVPLINYPLGFFGIPDQLNEIIFTSRERLTAELWGFIFEEVQNKYRYLLGSESSSYIYSARGEWILRDMKIDEYYEKLLPYVTDMDYDQSILLWHIATELLHQTNENNARYDEYKEVSKTLSDYMMYLLIVQPTLMSTVAGIDKLKFKAAIAEVKKFKEAKKLFERTPVEGSREAKMACNAILDYYKADGERNENAQGYRNKSVLFQASMLAKELQRIEIQISNKKMWEVVSKVWVEMLCYAAKHCDSKQQAAQLNRGGELINFVWLLMAHFGLGDQFRTTKEDSKARLVLDKTTTSCPV, from the coding sequence ATGTGCCAATTCATTGCTACTCTATACGTGTTCTTGCTATCAATACCCAACCGCCTCTGGGAACCAACAACACTCATGCTTATGGCTGGAGTCATCAAGTATTTTGAGAGGATAGGGGCAATGCGTGCAGCTAGTCTCGAGAGGTTCAAGAAAATGAGGCCTGGGGAGCCCGAACCTGGAGTCGACTACTCGAGGTTCATGGAGGAATACAAAATTAGGAAGATTTCAAGAGAGCATAGCGAGTTTGTCAGGGTCGAGGAGCCTGAAAAAAGGCAACGTCAAGTAAGGCCACATGTTTTAACACAGCTCCATGCTATTCAATATGGTTATAAGTACTTCAATATCTACAAAGGTCTTGTAGTTGATTTTCTATATAGCTCTGAGCACTGGCTAGAGAGCAAGGAATTTTTTAAGTCACTGGAGGCGGTTGAAGCTTTGAGTATTCTGGAGGTAGAGCTCAGCTTCATCTATGGCACTCTATTCACCAAAGTTGACATCCTTCACACTTGGACTGGACTTACTTTCCGCTTTATATCCTTGGGATGCCTATTTTCATCCCTCTCCATCTTCAAGACATCTAGGAAAGATGAATATGATGGTTTTGATGTGGGCCTTACTTATGCTTTGATCCTTGGTGGAATCGCCTTTGATTTCATTTCCATCCTCATGTTCTGTATATCCGACTGGACATTTGCAAGAATGAGGATGCCTAAGGACAAGGTGGACGAAGAGGATACCTTGTTTGACGAGATTCTCACTTGGTTCCTCCGTTTCAAGGAACTGAAGTGGAAAGAGTGCAAGTGTCACGAGAAAGAATATCCCTCTCACATGGTACTTGATCGACTCTTCATATTTCGCAGATGGTCTGAGTACGTATATGCATACAACCTGATTGGCTCCTCTCTGAGGATAAAACCAAAGAGAATCCACCACAAAACCTTTGAAACTATCATTCAAAGCGTGTACATAGATCGTGCCATCAGTGTCATCATCCTAGAAACAATCCTCCTTTCCAAAGCCTTGAATCACATCCGTACGAAGATAGATTTATACATGAGTCACCTGTCCATCGAGGATCGGGTAATGTATTATGTTCTCTACCCTCTCAGGCCTTTTCTTAGATTCTGGTTTGGAGTTCCTTTGATCAATTATCCCTTGGGATTCTTTGGCATTCCGGACCAGCTAAATGAGATCATATTTACATCTCGAGAACGCCTCACCGCAGAACTTTGGGGATTCATATTTGAGGAGGTCCAGAATAAATACCGCTATCTTCTTGGCTCGGAAAGTTCCAGCTATATATATTCAGCTAGAGGTGAATGGATTCTGCGCGACATGAAAATCGATGAATATTACGAGAAATTGCTGCCATATGTTACTGACATGGATTACGATCAGAGCATCCTGCTGTGGCACATTGCCACTGAGCTCTTACACCAAACAAACGAGAACAATGCAAGATATGACGAATACAAAGAGGTCAGCAAAACCCTTTCAGACTACATGATGTACCTCCTAATCGTGCAGCCTACTTTGATGTCAACAGTTGCAGGAATTGATAAGTTAAAATTCAAAGCGGCAATAGCAGAggtcaaaaaatttaaagaggCTAAAAAGCTGTTTGAGAGGACCCCTGTTGAAGGTTCAAGAGAAGCAAAGATGGCCTGTAATGCAATTCTTGATTACTACAAGGCGGATGGGGAAAGAAATGAGAATGCCCAAGGGTATCGAAACAAGTCTGTTCTGTTCCAAGCGAGCATGCTGGCGAAGGAGCTTCAGCGGATAGAAATTCAAATAAGCAATAAGAAAATGTGGGAAGTAGTAAGCAAAGTGTGGGTGGAGATGCTTTGCTATGCAGCAAAACACTGTGATTCTAAACAACAGGCAGCTCAACTCAACAGAGGTGGTGAACTGATAAACTTTGTTTGGCTTTTGATGGCTCATTTTGGGCTCGGAGATCAGTTCAGAACCACCAAGGAAGATTCTAAAGCAAGACTCGTTCTGGACAAGACCACTACCTCTTGTCCTGTGTAA